Proteins encoded within one genomic window of Dehalococcoidales bacterium:
- a CDS encoding DNA-directed RNA polymerase subunit beta, with the protein MVAELALPAKQQANSRKVYSKLPRVLEVPNLVEVQLDSFTALMEEGVKALLQEISPIHDFTGNRLELSFVGYEFREPRLNEAECYQRDQTYSMPLYVKARLLVKTTGEIKEPFDLFFGDVPLMTSKGTFITSGTERVIISQLIRSPGVYFMAEEDLASGRLLCHANLIPSRGAWLEFDTSNRDVISVKIDNRRKIPVTTLLRAVGYSSDSEILELFAKEDTAEDRQFIRATIEKEPAVIDEKTALLDIYRKLRPGDPLNLENSRKMIEDMFFNPQYYDLGIVGRYKVNQRLGLNRVENGENRALSREDLAEIVRHIIMVNNGADRADDIDHLGNRRIRTVGELIQNQFRIGLIRLERVAKERMSIIAADVVTPTALINIRPVVSAVREFFSGSQLSQFMDQTNPLAEITHKRRLSAMGPGGLSRDRAGFDVRDVHYSHYGRICPIETPEGPNIGLIGSLATYGRINPYGFIETPYRKVIKELDASDSRLIGRKVAEKVIGKDDSILAETGDIIGEDKLKVFKKAGISKVKVAPFASNEIVYLTADEEEKNIVAQANTVIDELGQFVSGRIEARVEDRYVFIAPEKVHYMDVSTMQIFSVSTALIPFLEHNDANRALMGANMQRQAVPLLKPEAPLVATGMERETARNSGQIHFSPCNGLVTSVTSSEIVVESDEGVVHRFPLLKFVRTNQGTCINQRPAVSKGQRVEKNQVLADSSSTDQGELALGQNVVCAFMSWRGFNYEDAIVLSDRLVEEEKFSSIHIFKHEVEARETKLGPEEITRDIPNVGEESLRELDEEGIIRIGAEVKPGDILVGKITPKGETELSAEEKLLRAIFGEKAREVKDTSLKVPHGEWGKVINVKIFSRDDGDDLPVRVNKWVQVWVAQKRKVSVGDKLAGRHGNKGVISIIAPREDMPILPDGTPVDIVLNPIGVPSRMNIGQILETHLGLAGRALGFKVLTPIFDGADERDIEDSLAREWLVRRAKATVFANDGSISGIDTQKLFGWLSEQGYDPDKVWSDDFPGSAKEASQRIWLADQGVKATSMSAEDMETTIDEISARTNIPSPISGKVILRDGGTGEPFDMPVTVGSIYMLKLIHLVEDKVHARSTGPYSLISQQPLGGKAQFGGQRFGEMEVWALEAYGAAYNLQEMLTIKSDDVTGRTKTYEAIIKGDDIMPPGVPESFKVLVKELQSLGLAVEVINQEERIIEADKVREIGEETESEVIDTASFTYIEPNSVIESAGFTVENNEDETSADNGKE; encoded by the coding sequence ATGGTAGCCGAACTGGCATTGCCTGCGAAACAACAGGCGAATTCAAGAAAAGTCTATTCAAAATTACCCAGGGTACTGGAAGTACCCAACCTGGTGGAGGTACAACTGGATTCCTTTACTGCCTTGATGGAAGAAGGCGTAAAGGCATTATTACAGGAAATATCTCCAATCCACGATTTTACTGGTAACCGTCTTGAGCTTAGTTTTGTGGGGTATGAATTCCGCGAACCCAGGCTCAACGAGGCTGAGTGTTATCAGCGTGACCAGACCTATTCCATGCCTCTCTACGTTAAGGCGAGGCTGCTGGTAAAAACCACTGGTGAAATAAAAGAACCGTTCGATTTGTTTTTCGGCGATGTGCCTCTTATGACCAGCAAGGGCACCTTCATTACCAGCGGGACGGAAAGAGTAATCATCAGTCAGCTCATACGTTCTCCGGGTGTTTACTTTATGGCAGAAGAAGACCTTGCAAGCGGACGGCTATTGTGCCATGCTAATCTTATCCCCAGCCGGGGCGCATGGCTGGAATTCGATACCAGCAATCGCGATGTAATATCTGTAAAAATCGATAATCGGCGCAAGATACCGGTAACTACTTTGCTTCGAGCAGTCGGTTACAGCTCTGATTCTGAGATACTTGAACTTTTTGCCAAAGAGGATACTGCTGAGGATCGGCAGTTTATCAGGGCTACAATTGAGAAAGAGCCGGCTGTTATAGATGAAAAAACCGCCCTGCTGGATATTTATCGCAAGCTCCGCCCGGGCGATCCGCTTAACCTGGAAAATTCCAGGAAAATGATAGAAGACATGTTTTTTAATCCCCAATATTATGATTTGGGGATTGTAGGCCGTTACAAGGTAAACCAGAGACTGGGCTTGAACCGCGTTGAAAATGGGGAAAACCGGGCGCTGAGCCGGGAAGATCTGGCTGAGATTGTGCGGCATATAATAATGGTTAATAATGGGGCTGACCGTGCCGACGATATTGATCATCTTGGTAATCGCCGGATTCGTACGGTTGGTGAGCTTATTCAGAACCAGTTCAGAATCGGATTGATTCGTCTGGAAAGAGTCGCCAAGGAACGAATGAGCATCATCGCCGCAGATGTAGTTACTCCTACTGCGCTCATAAACATCCGCCCCGTAGTTTCGGCAGTGCGTGAGTTTTTTAGCGGATCCCAGCTTTCCCAATTTATGGATCAAACCAATCCTTTGGCAGAAATAACTCATAAACGTCGCTTGTCTGCTATGGGCCCTGGAGGGCTCTCTCGGGATAGAGCGGGATTTGACGTACGCGATGTCCATTATTCACATTATGGCAGGATCTGCCCCATCGAAACACCGGAAGGTCCAAACATTGGTCTGATTGGCTCCCTGGCAACTTACGGGCGTATTAATCCCTATGGATTTATTGAAACTCCTTATCGTAAGGTTATAAAGGAACTGGATGCTAGCGATAGCAGGCTGATTGGCAGAAAGGTTGCCGAAAAGGTTATTGGTAAAGATGATTCTATTTTGGCGGAAACCGGCGATATTATTGGTGAAGACAAATTAAAGGTTTTCAAGAAAGCCGGGATTTCCAAAGTTAAGGTAGCACCTTTTGCTTCGAACGAAATAGTTTATCTGACCGCCGATGAGGAAGAAAAGAATATTGTTGCTCAGGCCAACACAGTAATTGATGAGCTGGGGCAATTTGTCAGCGGGCGTATTGAAGCTCGCGTTGAAGATCGCTACGTCTTTATTGCGCCAGAAAAAGTGCACTATATGGACGTATCCACTATGCAGATATTTAGTGTCTCAACTGCACTTATACCCTTCCTTGAGCACAACGATGCCAACCGCGCTCTTATGGGTGCTAATATGCAACGCCAAGCGGTACCTCTGTTAAAACCCGAAGCTCCGCTGGTAGCAACAGGCATGGAAAGAGAAACTGCAAGAAATAGCGGGCAGATACATTTTAGCCCATGCAATGGCTTGGTGACCTCAGTTACCAGCTCTGAAATAGTTGTAGAAAGTGACGAAGGTGTTGTTCATCGTTTTCCGTTGCTTAAGTTTGTACGTACCAATCAGGGTACCTGTATAAACCAGAGACCAGCAGTAAGCAAGGGGCAACGGGTAGAAAAGAACCAGGTATTGGCTGACAGCTCTTCAACTGACCAGGGTGAGCTAGCGCTAGGCCAGAATGTAGTCTGCGCCTTCATGAGCTGGCGTGGTTTCAACTATGAAGATGCTATTGTTCTCAGTGATCGACTGGTGGAAGAAGAAAAGTTTTCCTCTATTCATATTTTCAAGCATGAAGTTGAAGCAAGGGAAACCAAGCTTGGCCCCGAAGAGATCACCCGTGATATACCTAATGTGGGCGAAGAAAGCTTAAGGGAATTGGATGAGGAAGGCATCATTCGTATTGGAGCAGAAGTCAAGCCCGGTGACATCCTTGTTGGTAAAATTACACCCAAGGGTGAGACTGAGCTGTCTGCTGAAGAGAAACTGCTCAGGGCTATATTTGGAGAAAAAGCAAGAGAAGTAAAAGATACATCACTCAAGGTTCCTCATGGCGAATGGGGTAAAGTGATAAACGTGAAGATTTTCTCCCGCGATGATGGGGATGATCTTCCGGTGAGAGTGAATAAATGGGTTCAGGTCTGGGTTGCCCAGAAGCGCAAGGTATCGGTTGGAGATAAACTGGCAGGCCGCCATGGTAATAAGGGCGTAATTTCAATAATTGCCCCTAGAGAAGATATGCCGATACTCCCGGATGGGACACCAGTTGATATAGTTCTCAACCCAATAGGCGTGCCTTCGAGAATGAACATCGGCCAGATACTTGAAACGCATCTCGGGCTCGCGGGCAGGGCACTGGGTTTCAAGGTACTCACTCCCATCTTTGATGGCGCTGATGAACGTGATATTGAAGACTCCCTCGCTCGTGAATGGCTGGTAAGAAGAGCAAAAGCTACGGTATTTGCCAATGATGGCAGTATCAGCGGTATTGATACTCAAAAGCTTTTTGGCTGGTTGTCAGAGCAGGGTTACGATCCGGATAAAGTCTGGAGTGATGATTTTCCTGGATCGGCCAAAGAAGCAAGCCAGAGAATATGGCTGGCTGATCAGGGTGTTAAGGCAACATCTATGAGTGCTGAAGACATGGAAACGACCATAGATGAGATCTCAGCCCGTACCAATATTCCCTCACCGATCAGCGGTAAGGTTATCCTGCGCGATGGCGGCACTGGTGAACCTTTCGATATGCCGGTTACCGTGGGAAGTATTTATATGCTTAAGCTGATCCATTTGGTGGAAGATAAAGTCCATGCTCGCTCCACTGGTCCTTATTCGTTGATCAGCCAGCAACCTTTGGGCGGTAAGGCACAATTCGGAGGGCAGCGCTTTGGCGAAATGGAAGTGTGGGCACTTGAAGCCTATGGTGCTGCTTATAATCTGCAGGAGATGCTCACCATCAAGTCCGATGATGTCACAGGGCGCACCAAAACCTATGAAGCTATTATTAAAGGTGACGATATAATGCCACCCGGAGTTCCTGAATCATTCAAGGTTCTGGTGAAAGAACTGCAGAGTCTTGGTTTGGCAGTAGAGGTGATTAACCAGGAAGAAAGGATCATAGAGGCCGATAAAGTCAGGGAAATTGGAGAAGAAACAGAAAGCGAAGTTATTGATACGGCTTCATTTACCTATATCGAGCCCAATTCGGTAATAGAATCTGCAGGTTTCACAGTTGAAAACAACGAAGATGAAACCTCGGCGGATAACGGCAAGGAATAG